One genomic region from Natrinema caseinilyticum encodes:
- a CDS encoding NAD(P)/FAD-dependent oxidoreductase has protein sequence MTQYVIIGDGISGSSAAETLREEDPDAKITVITDEGEPLYNRILIKEHAKGKLPEAPISIHDEEWYEERDVDLLLNTHVTSVDTAEKTVHTHDSGDVPYDKLLVATGGTPTQLPVEHSDADGIHHFWTFQDARGIREHAERAAKGVIVGAGLLGIDFAAVCGAQGIEAEYLMRGDRWWRYALSADGAEIMHEGMRDVGVEPVFDSGVDHFETDDDGRVTAAVDPNGDRYECDFAGVAIGLSFNTEYLRGTGLEEENGIVVDEYMQTNVDDVYAAGDITRFYDVLLGEHAQNGSWGSAKEQGRIAAINMAADDEAEEFQWVSSYSITHFDFPFLSFGHPTLGDEHAERRYSDTEWRRVAFKDGKIVGGVLIGDLSPQSKFKQLMRDQRVVADQAEVLMEQSVDLDDLAPQQEQ, from the coding sequence ATGACTCAGTACGTCATCATCGGTGACGGGATCTCGGGTAGTTCGGCCGCCGAGACCCTCCGGGAGGAAGACCCGGACGCGAAGATTACCGTCATCACCGATGAGGGGGAGCCACTGTATAATCGGATTCTCATCAAGGAACACGCGAAAGGAAAACTCCCCGAAGCCCCCATTTCGATTCACGACGAGGAGTGGTACGAAGAACGCGATGTCGACCTCCTGTTGAACACGCACGTGACGAGCGTCGACACCGCCGAAAAGACCGTCCACACGCACGATAGCGGTGACGTTCCGTACGACAAACTGCTCGTCGCGACCGGTGGAACGCCCACGCAACTCCCCGTCGAGCACAGCGACGCGGACGGGATTCACCATTTCTGGACGTTTCAGGATGCTCGCGGAATCCGCGAACACGCCGAACGCGCCGCCAAAGGCGTCATCGTCGGCGCCGGTCTGCTCGGGATCGACTTCGCCGCGGTCTGTGGTGCACAGGGCATCGAAGCCGAGTACCTGATGCGCGGCGACCGCTGGTGGCGCTACGCGCTCTCGGCCGACGGCGCGGAGATCATGCACGAGGGAATGCGTGACGTCGGCGTCGAACCCGTCTTCGACAGCGGCGTCGACCACTTCGAGACCGACGACGACGGTCGCGTCACCGCCGCGGTCGATCCGAACGGCGACCGGTACGAGTGTGACTTCGCCGGCGTCGCCATCGGCCTGTCGTTCAACACGGAGTACCTCCGGGGAACCGGTCTCGAGGAGGAAAACGGGATCGTCGTCGACGAGTACATGCAGACGAACGTCGACGACGTCTACGCCGCGGGCGACATAACGCGCTTCTACGATGTTCTGCTCGGCGAGCACGCCCAGAACGGGTCCTGGGGTTCGGCCAAGGAGCAGGGCCGGATCGCCGCGATCAACATGGCTGCGGACGACGAAGCTGAGGAATTTCAGTGGGTCTCCTCGTACTCGATTACGCACTTCGACTTCCCGTTTCTCTCCTTCGGTCACCCGACACTGGGCGACGAACACGCCGAACGCCGCTACAGCGACACGGAGTGGCGCCGCGTCGCTTTCAAAGACGGCAAGATAGTCGGCGGCGTCCTCATCGGCGACCTCTCGCCACAGAGTAAGTTCAAACAGCTCATGCGCGACCAGCGCGTCGTCGCCGATCAGGCCGAGGTTCTCATGGAGCAGTCCGTCGATCTCGACGACCTCGCGCCCCAACAGGAGCAGTAA
- a CDS encoding DUF6149 family protein translates to MKLRQNAKHFAYRKALETPGIRSVANSGLVTLHTKIFAGKADPDRADERKAHLDGLFDATMDSYLRALQEDYSEAEAREITHIQANFDFYNHGWTEMMEFPEDELEAHYDRYRAFFERWDVTIDEPLGQFAPPEGVPEAPSTPEKLEDPVHPHAEGGFADDVYVETEDGELVVGGRDEPDDVDVSQAIGSRDED, encoded by the coding sequence ATGAAACTCCGCCAGAACGCGAAACACTTCGCCTATCGGAAGGCCCTCGAGACACCGGGGATTCGGTCGGTCGCCAACTCCGGACTCGTCACGCTCCATACGAAAATCTTCGCGGGGAAGGCCGACCCCGACCGCGCCGACGAACGGAAAGCCCACCTCGACGGACTCTTCGACGCGACGATGGACAGCTACCTGCGAGCGCTTCAGGAGGACTACTCCGAGGCCGAAGCCCGCGAGATCACCCACATCCAGGCCAACTTCGACTTCTACAACCACGGCTGGACCGAGATGATGGAGTTCCCGGAAGACGAACTCGAGGCCCATTACGACCGCTATCGAGCGTTCTTCGAGCGCTGGGACGTGACGATCGACGAGCCCCTCGGCCAATTCGCACCGCCCGAGGGCGTTCCCGAGGCACCGTCGACGCCCGAAAAACTCGAGGACCCCGTGCATCCGCACGCGGAGGGCGGCTTCGCCGACGACGTCTACGTCGAAACCGAAGACGGCGAACTCGTCGTCGGCGGTCGGGACGAACCCGACGACGTCGACGTCTCACAGGCTATCGGGTCCCGCGACGAAGACTGA